AGGGTTGTGGCGGTACTGTCAGCGCAGTCGAGCCTCTGGCGGCAGACCTGCAACCAAAAACGCCTCAACACCGCCAAGCGCTAACAACTGGGACCATCCAACGGACTATAGATCTCACACGGACACACACAAATAAATCGCTCAATATACCACCACAGCTGTGGATGCAATCTAAtgtaataaaagtttattaaataataattaattatttaaatatatttcgttgactaataaataataataatcgtatcACTTTGGTCTAGTTATTTTTAGTATAGTGTATTCCCTTTGAATCCACAGAGTCCTGAATATTCAAGCGACACCTGGTAGACAAAGTTCAGTTTTTTGTACGTATAGTTTCCGTCTCTGTTCTCTATATAGTGTCGCACTACAGAAAACTACAGAAAACAGATGAATAAATATCAACATCAAGTGTCATAGTAGATTTCctgatataaatttaattatcagttgaaagaaatttttcagtCAAAGTAAGGTATCACCGACATATATGAATAAGTATGTATTAACATGTACATATTATACATTAAGTGTTTGATAGTTAATAAAATCTGATTAATTTACACATTTATCTGTGTGTGTAGTGTAGGAGAATGAGGCGCCAATGTGAAACGTGGAACCTTGGCTCATACTTATCGTAAatgaaacaataaatatttttatttaatggtGATATTGTCCATACAGAATTTAATAACGAGTAGATGTTgttaaatagttaataagttatttatttgaaatgcCTTCAAGACGAAATAATGAAGGCCTTTTGGCCAGGGTTAACTTTCCTCTTTATACAATTCAGATGTTGACTAATAGACACGTTCTCGTTGGAGGTGGTGGAGGATCATCTAAAACAGGAGTAGCTAATGGTTtcgtatgtattttttattttacatttacaCATTTTACTTATCATGgtactgttatttatttagtattttttatcctAAATTTTGTTGTAGGAAATATTTGAATTGTCTCACGATGGTTCAAACTTTATTGCTGAAGAAGTTACCAGACATGAAACAGGGCCTAGTGTTGTCATGAATTGTGCCtcatttaataatagtaaaaagaCCTGGCTGGTCGCTGGTCAAGAAAGTCATTGTCAATTATATAATGTTGTTCCAAGAGTTGTAGCAGTTGAAAATGGGGAAGTTGTTGCAGGAGCAAATTCCAACTTCAAAGAGAATGACAACAGCTTACGGCAacgaaaattaaatgaaaaaaaaggaaattctAGCTCCAATTCCAACACGGAAAAAGTTGAGAACATACGTGACAGTAATTCCAATataaaacacaaaaaattacaattaattcttAAGCCTTCTACAAGTATTCAAACGGATTTTaggtataatttttcataaaatcaaaaattatttttaattgattaaaatatactttgtaatttttagcGAACCAGAGCCACTGCAAAGAATAGTTAGAGTAAGTTCTAATGGCAAAGTGATGGCAACTGGAGGATTGGATGGAGTTATACGGTTATGGAAATTTCCTCAATTCGAGAAGATGTATGATTTAAAAGCTCACACTAAAGAAGTTGATGATATAGATTTCAACATAAATGGTACATTTGTTGCAACTATTGCTAAAGATAACCGAGCGTTTGTTTGGAACGTTGTTGAGGGTAAAAAGTATAAGGAACTTTCGTGGGTTCCACTTAATGGtgcaaaatatttgtttaaaagactcagatttaaaattcccaatgaaaaaaaatctgcaACACAATTATATATGCTCTCAAATGCAACATCATCTAAACTTCCCAGTTATCTTCAATTGTGGGATGTTGACCAgggtataataattaaatcagcGCCTTATAAAGAAACATTATCGGCAATTGCTGTCTCAGATGATGGAAAATTTGTCGCAGTTGGTACAATGTTCTCTGGaagtattgatatttatattgcCTTTAGTTTACAAAAAGCTTTACATGTTTCGGGTGCTCACAGTATGTTTGTTACGGGTTTAGAATTTTTGCCTATTACATTGGATGGTCCATCAATAACGAGTAATTCGGAAACTGCTGTTATTAGTATTTCTGTTGATAACAGAATTTGTATTCATAGCATTCCTTTCAGACGTAagtgttttaaattatactatcagttaatttatcttttaattcatgagaaatataaatatatttttgttgtgtTTCAGATGCGTTGCCATTTTGGTTGgtaacattattaattattttaagtatctGTGGagcatttattttttgtagttaTATGGGTATATGAccgaaaatatttatttcaagattAGCTATTGAATATGCAATGATTGACAGAGTCTATTTTATtgactaatttaatttattacgtACGCACCATAGGTAATCTAGATACAATTAAATCTTTCAAGAAGTGgtaaatcaaatattaatgtaaaaatggatattttatgttataaattatttggttAAAACGTGATATTTATTGAGGATGactcaacaattttatttttgcaggGATACATTAATTTACCAgttgttataatataaaaataaaattgttaaatattctCGACAAACCttcattcaaatatatttttataaataattttaatatattttgtcATCACatagattaaaatatttgtcgACTTGTTGCGTTAGTACCAATTTCTTTTTACTTGACTATTATTAGTCATAATATTGCTCATATTTGTTGTGCTTTCATTCGTTTGTaatgtatgtatatttaaatgttttttaaatctgTCATTGTGTGTTATaacgaatgttttttttttttttttttattgtgaattGAAAATAgttgaacaaattttaaaagttaataataacacAGCTTAATGATTCCGTTAGcggaataaacaatttataaattttacaaagtacaaatttttttaatataaagtttGATTACTGATTACTTGAATAACTTTGTATTCTTATCAGTTGTAATAACTGAGTTTAAattgtagttaaaaatatattattaaattaaaaaataagaaagttTAACTGAGTTACTCTATATTATTGTAAATCATtgttttggtaaatatttaaacaataaattatgaaactaCAGTCTGCAGAATTTTCAGATAAATATAAGCTGTCCTATTTCATTaagaagatattttttttcttacatatTTAATTACATCTACAGGAAATGAaggtttcaaaaaatcatactaaaattacaaatttaatatgaacgttttatttaatttattaatttaatatcattttgtAGTATTTTGAATACTTTCATCTTCATTCTTAAATATCTTAAATGTTCATTACtttctaatttaattctaTTTCACAATGAAATTTCTATGCTTTCATTTTACAAACGTTTGACAATATTCatacttaaatttattattttattcaagtaataaaataattgatggcattattattaaaattttttatttttactgcaCATTATCTTTctatataaaacaaaaaatatgatgCGAATGTTCGTCGGTGGATATTATTTACAAGGTAGTCGTGAGAACGTCTTTATTCAAGTTTCATCACATTTTCAAGACTTATTGTCTGATGACCGATTGAAATGAATTATAATATCTTtacctaaatttatttttttaattagcatTGAATCCATCCCCAGTAGGATCAAGGAGCCAAGGATAATTATTGGGGCACTCCATACATGTAAAGAGACGAAGAGTTTCACCTGGAAGTTCTCGAGTGGTTAAAGGACATGCATTTGGTAAAGAACAGTAGGGTTGTCCTTTTTCATCACAAGTTTCTTTCCAGTCTGCGAAATCTTTTATTGCTGTTAGTTCAGTAGGGGTTTGCATCCACTTGATAAcctgataattaaatatttaaaaaaatatatgttattttcaaattttcgaaTGTATGAAttgtcaatattaaaaaaagtagaacaaaaaaaaatataaaataaaagttaacaaACCTGAACCATGGTAACAAAATATACATCATTTTTCGTCAACATTTCttcaatgaatttaataagttCATCTTTGAATTCTTTTTTACTCTTAAGCCAAGATGCGTGGAAATGAAGACCAAGAGGAGCACGGTTAGAATTGTAATGCCTGTTGAAGTTATGTCTGAGTAGTCTTCCGAATTGGTCACCAGCTTGAACGTTTGAGCATGAATCCACCATGTGACAACCAGGAAGCGATTCATCAAATGTTGGGTCATCACGACGATCAAGTTCATTCATAACCATTTCCCAAACTGGATGGGATCGTGATGGACAGTTACCACCGTTACCATTACATTTGTGTGGCATTCTGAAGTAAAGAGTGTAAGGCCAGATTGGAACACGGCCAAGTGAAGCAGTAATTGAAGCATCATAAACGAAAAATTGATCAGCCATCATTTCAAATTGTTTATTGCCACCGACTCTTAGGTAAGGAGCTCTTACACCAATAATAGATCCGTCAGTTATATTTGCGAAACGTTCAATAATCAATCTGGCACCAGCCATTTCAGCAAGCCAATCATCGTAACTTCCTTGGGTCCAATACTGTGGATCGTCTTTGTGGGTTAATGAGAATATTGATATCTCATTACCTTTTCTATGCAAATCTTGAACAGCTGAGTAGTTTGTGTATTTGTGTGAAACAAAGAATGTTCCACGAATTGTGCAGCCGTTTGGATTATGACGTTGTCCATTGAAAATTTCCTCATAAAGATCGATGTTGTCAATATTAACAGCTCCATTGAAGGTAATTGTTATCATTTGAGGAACTTGTGATACTTCAATATTTCCAGGAATTCGCGTACCATCAGCGGAACAGTAACAGTCGGGAAGTTGACATTGACTGGGGTCACAGTCCGGTGCGCGGTTGGGATCCGTCTCCACAGCTGGAAAAggcaatttcattttatatgcTCATTTTATAACGTTATTATTGAAGTAATCAgtggttattatttaatataagttCACTAGTTGTACAAATTAAGTTATtcatttcatattttatattactcTATAAATTTAGTATATTGTTTacttttaacaaaaatgaaGTAAGATATTTTtcgttaaaatattttaataagtttaaactgtgggttaatttctttttgaaCAACtgtgatggaaaaaaaatatataggtttataaattcataattataattttataacttacTACATGCGTTTTCATCGGACTCATCTTTACAATCTGGTTTTCCATTACAGAAAAGCTCTTTGTCGACACATTCGCCATTACCACATGAAAGTTTTCCTTCAGGACAAATAGGCTCATCGGTCTTTAGAATTGGAAGAATTTTACGTGGCTCTGTGAAGATCATGTAATGATTATTaggtattaaaatttaattattaaatctgCACTACGGCAATTGTATCCAAGACCCGACTCCATACGATTTTGCCCTTTAACTGTACACTACTTATAACACACAGGTTCTTAAGAcgttctaaataaattattacttcaTTTTACATTATCTATATAGGAAAAAGTGTGAGTGTGGTGTCTGTCATTTATTTTCTaacaatttatcattttagtttatttatttatttatgacgCGCTTTATCTTGATTCCATTTAAcgttttctaataaattttttttaatatgcaAAACATAGTATTTGCGCGGTATAACATAATTTTTccgtataaataaaataaaacttttttttttagactcaGTCGAAAACGTCAAGTAGAACGGGTACTATTTCATACGACTCACGACGACGCCCGCGCTGAAGAAGATGCCGAAAGAGAAAgctttcttttttaattgcCTCTTTCTGGTTATTTAAGaggaaatattttcaaaatcttttttattttatttaaaaaaatttttttttttgttacacaGAAAAGCAAAACAGAGCAGCAAAGAGTAGTGGGtgataaaaagtatttattacttgAGTTTGATAcggctttttttttcaatttttttctagcaatgaaaaagagaaaaatgATACAAGTTGAATACAATATgactcaaaatatttttatttttttttatcaaaaaaatattgaagtaAAATGATGtaaagtttacattttttaaacgaAATATGAACAAcaaaatgagaaatatattttttcgattaattagaaaaaagtaACGgcaaaagattatttaaaatgtatgTTAATTGTGTGGATAAATGCAAAAAGCAGATAGTGTATAGAAAAAGTTGCTAGTTAATCTAACATAAGAGAAGCAATCAAAATAGGATAAGCAGCTAGAgaatgtataaaaattgaaagttttaagCAAAAATAATGCGAGTGAAATTAGGACAGTGTGAAAgcgattaattataaaatcatcatcatctcACTAAAatggttaaataaaaatgtaattaactATTAGAAAGCAAAAATAACATAGCTAGTTGTTAGCTTAtatgtgatgaaaaaaaaatcaagcagTCGAGAAATAAGTAATAATCACAAATGACTTAGACGTTTTCATATATTAGAAAATCGAGTGCGCTTTGCGCACTTCtgtcaaaatgtttattatcgacaatttaattaatcaatatttttacaaattttattcattgatATTTAACCGTTtccatggtaaccgttgccatggtacCCGTTGCCATGATAAGCGTTGCTAAAGTGATTACCATAACAACGAAAAGCGACAAAAATGAAAACATCACATCAACTTTTAATAAAGGATTATAAAAGACAAAActgcttaaatttttttttcatgaaagaGTACTACGAATTCGACGTGCTACGGCGTGAGCCTATGACAGTGCCGGAATTCTGTCAATCTCTTTGAGCGTATTTTTAATggtagattaattaaaaaaataattaaacaataaaaaagtcgCTCAAAGATAATAAAACATGAGTCCAGCGTTTCCCCGTGCGTCACTTACTCTCGAGCTTGTCACAGTTGGTGACCTTGCCCTTCCAGTCGCAGGTCTGTTTGTCCAAGTCAAAAGCCAATCCACTAGGACACGTGATTTGCTTGAGCCCGGATCTTGTACACCTAGAGGGTCAAAAACGCAGGGTCTTGAGTCTTatgtttaaatataattaatcttACTCTCAAGTTGATCACAATTCTTGACATTTGTTTTCCAGTCACAAGTTTGCCGTTCGATGTCAAAAGCTAAACCAGTTGGACATTTAACTGATGCTAATCGAGTTACTCCAATTTCACTAGCTTTATCGCACCTGCattgttaaatttatcatacaaagttttacatttatttttttatttcaaattttatgagtggaaaaaaatttattgttatttaaaatgttcaatttatttattcatgacCAAAACTAATACTTTCAGAGACTAAATTTCGGATATTTAtaaggaagaaataaaatacatgagaaataaaaaattgaaaaataaaaataattcaaggaTTTTATCCCATAGGCGTCATCGCgtgtttgtaattttttattgttatttttaattttacttgaatTCACTTGATAGCCTTGAAAGAAACTGAATTATTATGATTCACGAACCAGTTTTTCATCATTTAATAACACCAAATTTTACAGATATATATCTATAAACTTtaaatagttataataaatttatcgtggttattttttaattttttgcttaatgtgacgataaaaaataattaaaattgaattgataCTATTTTATTAGTGATTGCTTTCTTACCTTACGACATCGCGACAATCACCATCTGTGCTTAGTCGGAAGTATTCATCTCCAGGCCGATTATCACAAAGTTCTTCTGCGTTGGGACTCTGATCATCTCCAGATTCATCACCTTGCGCTCTTATAGAAActatataaaaacaaaaaattgagtaattaattcttatgtataaataaattttctatgttAACTAAAAGTTTGAATTAAAGCAAAGGCTCACTAAATTAAGAATATATATGTTCAATAAATCAACAAAAATAGCAATCAACTTTTCAATAAGTGTCATCGATACAGAAATAATAAACAGCTacatgatcaaaatttttttgtaaattgctCAGAAGTTATTCAATATATCAGTGTTATATGAATTACaactattttataatgatgaaaaaatcatttcacTGAATAAAACAAGATTGCAGGGTCACCGAACTCTCTCGATGAAGTAGAAAGTCTTGGAAATGTCAGGGCAACAAGTCGGTAGGGGAAAGCAACAGTGGTTCTCCAAAGTAGGTTCGATCGAAATTCacttattaattgatttataaattagaCAATTATAAACAacgaattaattattttatttttacttcaataactctctatttttaattaacattctAACTTTAATTCATTATTCTATTTTCACTATACAAATTGAAGAGAAGCAATTCATGAGGAAGCAAGTTTGATAAAAGGGGTAAAAAAATCGTAATAGggtgaaaaacaaaaattacttaaaaaatttataagtatgTGTTATTATTAAAGCGCAAGTACTCACcggcaaataaaattaaacatcctagaagaaataataactTTGGAGACATGATCTTAGTCGGCAGGACAGAAAACGTCTGGACAGCCGCACCCTCTTGCCCCGCTATATGAGGACCACCACTCCTTCGCGCTTCAATAAGAGGACTTTCACCGTCTGGATGGTGCTGCCATCGTTTATTGtcatattttaaagatattttattgtttttacgaCTTTTACCATTCTTTAAATGTCTAATAGATTGTttgttagataaaaaatacccttcattattatttactgttactttctgatttttatttcacttttaATAACTCATTATGTATACTCCAATGATTGGCTTACAAACAACGCAACTTACCAAACAATGTAAATTTGAAACGAATTAAAGACGTTTTAGTTATAGTTAAAGTTTTCAatccaaattttatattaaactatttattgaaatatatttttttttattgtgcaACGTAAGTTGAGTGGTACAAATTTATGGCTTCAGAACAGTACATAAAAGTTTATGTCTAATCGAAAAATATTGATAGTCCCTTGATTCTTTTGTTTACGAAcaaagattttattttgttggattgaaataaataaatatttctctgcccaattaaattatcaagatgaattttttatttattaaagaaaaaaaaagtataaaagttctgatttaaatttaacaaatacatgttttaacaaaacttcttgaaattattagttcTTCTCTTATAAGTTTGTTCTACAAAAATAAGGTTCTCAAAAAAGATTGTTGTttcatataattaatattcaatcgATACctcatttttatcaaataaaatatctattgAATTGTAGAATAATACATCGTTATTATATTTCAAGCTTTTACCGACatttgaataagaaatgattaaaaaaaaagtatattttgtataaatgATAACAAAGAATGATAAATAGATTCAAAAACCGgttgtatatgaaaaatcctCTGAATTCAGTGGATGAGTAATTTTCTAaagcaaattatttatttattattttttaattttatgagaaGAAACTACTATTGCCTTCTAGAAATAATCGTTGTCACGAGTTAGTAGTCAAGAAAACAAACAATGAGCTATACTCTTTCAGTTGAAGGTTCAATAAATGTCAGTTAGTGCCAACTGGCTTTTAAAATGCTTCGACGACACGACGCCTTCAGATTAGGTACACTGACCTACACTTATCCTTATTTCCTTTCATTCTGTATATTCCGTTAACTCTCAACTTAACTTtaagtagaaaattaaaattatttaaataaacactatttacattttaaaagtttaaaaaagtcataaaaatAGGTAAAAGTTCagtcaaaaaaacaatttttgataaagtttATCAACAcacttaaaaatatcaatataaaatttatattttatttttattgtttgagattattaaaattttgattattatagtgaataatatatatatgggtgattctctgtaaggatgttttttgctgtcccaggcatttttttattagaaaaattgttattttgttactaaaaaaaatttattatgaaagtaaaaaaacatttctatttggagcattgaaaattaaaatgaaataaattttggtttttttgctataaattcgtaaaccaccgaaataacagtcccctgggctgtcccactcccaaaattaaaactttaaaattaaattttaagttattcgtcaataatatatcatttggtctataatgtttataaacttaattagttaactaacaatcttctttaatgaaaagtaccgaaaattaatttgtttaatattcattaaaccaaagtttgtcccaggcattttaagaacagtcccctgccagaagttcaaagccaaaaaaaaaaatccagcgtgttattttaccttttgtaaggtttataaggacctaactagccttgagttaataaccatagggctgttagtgctttatcgccattttatttagtgtcaaagcaccgtttgtgctagaaatatgtgtctgggctaCTTccaaactcagtcccctggcaactatttttatttataatttatttataaaattggatgcataagtcttaatattattctaattaatataaacattcattgagaacttgaaaagttgaatgcattgaaatagtttgcttgatttttctcaatttgataacaaaaaaacagtcccctggcaacagtcccctgtcatgttacatggcaaaagatacataaatatcgaaaaagcaaaaattaattcggctgtttatttattatgattaagatgatagttttgtagcccttgttaattttttttctaataaaatcaaaaataatttggtcggacaattttgtacagatttaagacgtccttacagagaatcacccatatatatatatatatatatatatatatatatatatatatatatatatatatatatatatatatatatatatatatatatatatattattcacTTAGCGGccttattgttattttttgtgtTTCGTAGTTTTACCTGAAAGCATCTAAGAAACCTACCTCAGCAGATTTCAGGAATTTTAGCGGCACGTTCGTAAATTTCTTGCATTCCACAGTTTTGCTTGAAAGCACCCGAGATATTTTTTTCGCAAAATTTAAGGAATTCCAGCGGcagttttgtaaatttttcgtattttaacCTGAAAGCCTTCGAGATACTCCTTTCAGAAGAGTTCAGGAATTTTAACGgtctttttgttattttttgtattctgcAGTTTTACAcagtaatagtatattacacacctagggaagtaaagtaagaaatgtctcagatcacatgtaattgtcggccgaggcgaagccgaggttgacaaacatgtgatctgaggctttcttatttacttcccgtggagtgtatactatttttttgctcgacgaaggcagaaagcggcaacttcgtttagcgcagcgggccgaaagttgacgctttctgcccgtcgagcaaaaaaaaattttgcgtcattgcgtcaaaaaattttgttttaaaaatttttatgttaaatattttacacttttttgtgttaattaaaaatttttctgtgttaatttaacacaattagtgttaaatttacacataaaagtgttaaatatttaacacaaaattttttgacgcaatgacgcaaaattttttactgtgtacctGAAATCACCCGAGATATTTCTTCCGGAAGAAGGAGTTTCAGGAGTTTCAGTAGCACTCTACGAGTCTTTaacgtaataaaaataagcagaATTGCATATTTTGAAATACTCCGGAAACCTTCCGCTCAAAGTTCCGGTCAGTCTCATGAGCGGACAGTTCCAAATGCGGGATTCCTCagggtgaattttttttaacacgggtataaaaataaaattggaaTGTTTAATATTTCTGATGGT
The sequence above is drawn from the Cotesia glomerata isolate CgM1 linkage group LG4, MPM_Cglom_v2.3, whole genome shotgun sequence genome and encodes:
- the LOC123262574 gene encoding prolactin regulatory element-binding protein, with protein sequence MPSRRNNEGLLARVNFPLYTIQMLTNRHVLVGGGGGSSKTGVANGFEIFELSHDGSNFIAEEVTRHETGPSVVMNCASFNNSKKTWLVAGQESHCQLYNVVPRVVAVENGEVVAGANSNFKENDNSLRQRKLNEKKGNSSSNSNTEKVENIRDSNSNIKHKKLQLILKPSTSIQTDFSEPEPLQRIVRVSSNGKVMATGGLDGVIRLWKFPQFEKMYDLKAHTKEVDDIDFNINGTFVATIAKDNRAFVWNVVEGKKYKELSWVPLNGAKYLFKRLRFKIPNEKKSATQLYMLSNATSSKLPSYLQLWDVDQGIIIKSAPYKETLSAIAVSDDGKFVAVGTMFSGSIDIYIAFSLQKALHVSGAHSMFVTGLEFLPITLDGPSITSNSETAVISISVDNRICIHSIPFRHALPFWLVTLLIILSICGAFIFCSYMGI
- the LOC123262569 gene encoding chitin deacetylase 1 isoform X2, whose amino-acid sequence is MSPKLLFLLGCLILFAVSIRAQGDESGDDQSPNAEELCDNRPGDEYFRLSTDGDCRDVVRCTRSGLKQITCPSGLAFDLDKQTCDWKGKVTNCDKLEKPRKILPILKTDEPICPEGKLSCGNGECVDKELFCNGKPDCKDESDENACTVETDPNRAPDCDPSQCQLPDCYCSADGTRIPGNIEVSQVPQMITITFNGAVNIDNIDLYEEIFNGQRHNPNGCTIRGTFFVSHKYTNYSAVQDLHRKGNEISIFSLTHKDDPQYWTQGSYDDWLAEMAGARLIIERFANITDGSIIGVRAPYLRVGGNKQFEMMADQFFVYDASITASLGRVPIWPYTLYFRMPHKCNGNGGNCPSRSHPVWEMVMNELDRRDDPTFDESLPGCHMVDSCSNVQAGDQFGRLLRHNFNRHYNSNRAPLGLHFHASWLKSKKEFKDELIKFIEEMLTKNDVYFVTMVQVIKWMQTPTELTAIKDFADWKETCDEKGQPYCSLPNACPLTTRELPGETLRLFTCMECPNNYPWLLDPTGDGFNAN
- the LOC123262569 gene encoding chitin deacetylase 1 isoform X1, coding for MSPKLLFLLGCLILFAVSIRAQGDESGDDQSPNAEELCDNRPGDEYFRLSTDGDCRDVVRCDKASEIGVTRLASVKCPTGLAFDIERQTCDWKTNVKNCDQLEKPRKILPILKTDEPICPEGKLSCGNGECVDKELFCNGKPDCKDESDENACTVETDPNRAPDCDPSQCQLPDCYCSADGTRIPGNIEVSQVPQMITITFNGAVNIDNIDLYEEIFNGQRHNPNGCTIRGTFFVSHKYTNYSAVQDLHRKGNEISIFSLTHKDDPQYWTQGSYDDWLAEMAGARLIIERFANITDGSIIGVRAPYLRVGGNKQFEMMADQFFVYDASITASLGRVPIWPYTLYFRMPHKCNGNGGNCPSRSHPVWEMVMNELDRRDDPTFDESLPGCHMVDSCSNVQAGDQFGRLLRHNFNRHYNSNRAPLGLHFHASWLKSKKEFKDELIKFIEEMLTKNDVYFVTMVQVIKWMQTPTELTAIKDFADWKETCDEKGQPYCSLPNACPLTTRELPGETLRLFTCMECPNNYPWLLDPTGDGFNAN